The proteins below come from a single Miscanthus floridulus cultivar M001 chromosome 1, ASM1932011v1, whole genome shotgun sequence genomic window:
- the LOC136493485 gene encoding uncharacterized protein yields MARIRGMTALALVVVAAVAVACAEARLPDYHPSTFTVTGKVQCQDCTKNWNAYAYNGKPIPGSKVSITCRDNNNRVVYHGSDATDGEGVFNIQVPRKAKSNGRDIEASRCLVRLASSGDAGCAVFTDFNRGRTGQTPSRLTRASPNKETYAVGPYYCTLPQCDVKVKDDDAGY; encoded by the exons ATGGCGCGCATCAGGGGCATGACCGCGCTCgcgctggtggtggtggccgcCGTGGCCGTCGCGTGCGCCGAGGCGCGGCTGCCGGACTACCACCCGTCCACGTTCACGGTGACGGGCAAAGTGCAGTGCCAGGACTGCACCAAGAACTGGAACGCCTACGCCTACAACGGCAAGCCGATCCCCG GCAGCAAGGTGAGCATCACGTGCCGGGACAACAACAACCGGGTTGTGTACCACGGCTCGGACGCCACGGACGGCGAGGGCGTGTTCAACATCCAGGTGCCCAGGAAGGCGAAGAGCAACGGCCGCGACATCGAGGCGTCCCGGTGCCTCGTCCGCCTCGCCTCCTCGGGCGACGCGGGTTGCGCCGTCTTCACCGACTTCAACCGCGGCAGGACCGGCCAGACGCCGTCCCGCCTCACGCGTGCCTCCCCCAACAAGGAAACCTACGCCGTCGGGCCGTACTACTGCACCCTGCCGCAGTGCGACGTCAAGGTCAAGGACGACGACGCCGGCTACTGA
- the LOC136493496 gene encoding uncharacterized protein isoform X1 yields the protein MWRRGAHADAAHHLPTAGPGASSSSTAAAGAAAAARRRRRPGLPCRPSHLFFALLVALFTASLLVVWQLLPIGDGDAAEGDAEAPPRLEGGEAGAMRFSSSSLVLRAFDGESRLEAARSERRRWASLAPVRVALAVGNMNIDAQSLMLATVAKSLVSLGYEVEVLAFTDGKARDIWENICLVNIVNAGTLKSVDWSKYNAVLLSSLEGKRVVSILMQEPLRLLPVVWLIHEDTLGQRLRNYAELRDSIPNVIEDWRAHFNACAYIVFPDSYLPFLYSPLDSGNFLVISGSPVDIWAAKRFGSSHSEQTIRKQHGIDKDDVVILVVGSYLFFDDLPWDYVTVMRASAPQILDIAKTKNLRVQFIFFCGNGSDAYKSAFQALTLHMGLPDVSIKQFSMTHDIRNLLMFVDVVLYGSLRQEPGFPPLLLRSMSSEIPVVAPNLTVITKYVSDGVHGFLFDSADPSTISSAFVQILGEKKLLDTAYSVALEGKLLSKNMLAHYCIKAHVKLLESVIHFPSYAKLPSSVSKVQERTWLWDPFEMKAVLENSLLEDESHTSEKTVDILREFPQSNQTTYADTNDTSYDYPRLSDWYDLSEIEIFEDIERREMEEIDERVERPLLSWDEVYKNARKSERLKPEGNERDEGELERTGQPVCIYEIYSGEGAWPFLHHGSLYRGVTLSKGGRRPRSDDVDAVTRLSVLDNPYYRDLLCEFGAMFAIANRVDNVHKLPWIGFQSWRADGRKVSLSESAEKTLEEITSGESNEDVVYYWSPMDMDQTSDFWLTCDSLNAGNCRSLFEDAFRTMYGLPENVMALPPMPSDGDHWSTLHSWVMPTPSFLKFIMFSRIFVDSLHSLNVNSTEPASCFLGASEPERRHCYCRILEVLVNVWAYHSGRKMVYLNPFTGDTREQHLLDKRNGMWVKFFNFTLLKSMDEDLAEEADDGMHPGNDQWLWPLTGQVFWPGIADREREEKYIKKLDKKLKNKVKLLERQKSGYKQKPLGQ from the exons ATGTGGCGGCGCGGGGCGCACGCCGACGCCGCGCACCATCTCCCCACCGCGGGCCCGGgcgcgtcctcctcctccaccgccgccgcgggcgccgcggccgcggcgcggAGACGGCGGCGCCCGGGGCTGCCGTGCCGCCCGAGCCACCTCTTCTTCGCGCTCCTTGTGGCGCTCTTCACCGCCTCCCTGCTAGTGGTCTGGCAGCTGCTCCCCATCGGCGACGGCGACGCGGCGGAGGGGGACGCGGAGGCGCCGCCGCGCCTCGAGGGAGGCGAAGCCGGGGCGATGCGGTTCTCGTCCTCCAGCCTAGTGCTGCGCGCGTTCGACGGCGAGAGCCGGCTCGAGGCCGCGAGATCCGAGCGGCGGCGGTGGGCCAGCCTCGCGCCCGTCAGGGTAGCGCTC GCTGTTGGAAATATGAACATAGATGCACAATCTCTGATGCTTGCAACTGTTGCGAAAAGTCTTGTGAGTCTGGGCTACGAAGTTGAG GTTTTAGCGTTTACAGATGGGAAAGCTCGTGATATTTGGGAAAATATTTGCCTTGTAAATATTGTGAACGCTGGGACTTTGAAATCTGTCGACTGGTCAAA GTACAATGCTGTGCTATTAAGCTCTCTCGAAGGGAAAAGGGTTGTTTCAAT TCTTATGCAGGAACCTCTCCGGCTTCTACCAGTGGTTTGGCTTATACATGAAGACACTCTTGGACAACGtcttagaaattatgcagagttACGTGATTCCATTCCAAATGTCATTGAAGATTGGAGGGCTCATTTTAATGCATGTGCTTATATTGTTTTTCCAGATAGCTACCTTCCT TTCTTGTACTCGCCTCTTGATTCTGGAAACTTTTTGGTGATTTCTGGTTCTCCAGTTGATATCTGGGCTGCTAAAAGATTTGGTTCATCACATTCTGAACAAACTATAAGAAAGCAACATGGGATTGACAAagatgatgttgttattttggtCGTTGGAAGCTACTTGTTCTTTGATGATTTGCCATGGGATTATGTCACAGTCATGCGTGCATCAGCTCCACAAATTTTGGATATAGCAAAAACTAAAAATCTGAGGGTGCAGTTTATTTTTTTCTGTGGAAATGGCTCTGATGCCTACAAATCCGCTTTCCAG GCACTTACCTTGCACATGGGTTTACCTGATGTCTCCATAAAGCAATTTTCCATGACTCATGATATTAGGAACCTGTTAATGTTTGTGGATGTTGTTCTCTATGGATCTTTAAGACAAGAGCCTGGCTTCCCTCCTTTGTTATTGCGGTCCATGTCCTCTGAAATTCCAGTTGTTGCACCAAATCTTACTGTTATAACAAAATAT GTCAGTGATGGTGTCCATGGCTTCCTTTTCGATTCTGCCGACCCAAGCACGATTTCTTCAGCTTTCGTACAAATTTTAGGAGAAAAAAAGCTTTTGGATACTGCCTATTCTGTTGCTCTGGAAGGGAAGCTACTTTCCAAGAACATGTTAGCACATTATTGTATTAAAGCTCATGTTAAGCTTCTTGAAAGTGTTATTCATTTTCCTTCATATGCAAAATTGCCATCTTCTGTTTCTAAAGTTCAAGAACGAACATGGTTGTGGGATCCTTTCGAGATGAAAGCTGTACTAGAAAATAGTTTGTTGGAAGATGAAAGCCATACCAGCGAAAAGACTGTTGATATTCTTAGAGAATTCCCTCAAAGTAACCAAACAACTTATGCTGATACCAATGATACTTCATATGATTACCCTCGTTTGTCCGATTGGTATGACTTAAGTGAAATTGAAATCTTTGAAGACATTGAGAGGAGAGAAATGGAGGAG ATTGATGAAAGAGTGGAAAGACCTTTGTTATCATGGGATGAAGTGTACAAAAACGCTCGTAAGTCAGAAAGGCTAAAGCCAGAAGGAAATGAACGTGATGAAGGTGAACTAGAAAGGACTGGGCAACCTGTGTGTATATATGAGATCTATAGTGGAGAGGGGGCATGGCCATTTTTACACCATGGATCTTTGTATCGTGGTGTTACACTT TCAAAAGGTGGAAGGCGACCGAGATCAGATGATGTTGATGCTGTTACCAGGCTTTCAGTTCTAGACAACCCATACTATCGAGATCTTCTTTGTGAATTTGGTGCTATGTTTGCCATTGCAAACAGAGTTGATAATGTACACAAGTTACCATGGATAGGTTTCCAGTCATGGCGGGCTGATGGAAGAAAG GTATCCTTGTCTGAAAGTGCTGAAAAAACCTTAGAGGAAATTACGTCCGGAGAAAGTAACGAGGATGTTGTATACTACTGGTCACCAATGGATATGGACCAAACTTCTGACTTTTGGTTGACTTGTGATTCTCTAAATGCTGGCAATTGCAG ATCTCTTTTTGAAGATGCATTTAGGACTATGTATGGATTGCCAGAGAATGTCATGGCCCTTCCACCAATGCCCAGTGATGGCGATCATTGGTCTACTCTTCATAGCTGGGTCATGCCCACCCCATCATTTTTGAAATTCATCATGTTCTCAAG AATATTTGTCGATTCACTTCATAGCTTGAATGTGAATAGTACTGAGCCAGCCTCTTGCTTCCTTGGGGCATCAGAACCTGAG AGAAGGCACTGCTATTGTCGAATCCTGGAAGTCCTTGTAAATGTCTGGGCTTATCACAGTGGAAGGAAGATGGTCTACCTTAACCCTTTCACTGGGGATACCAGAGAGCAGCATCTGCTCGATAAAAGAAATGGGATGTGGGTAAAGTTCTTCAATTTCACCCTTCTGAAGAGCATGGATGAGGATTTGGCAGAAGAAGCTGATGATGGCATGCATCCTGGAAATGATCAATGGCTGTGGCCATTAACTGGTCAGGTGTTCTGGCCTGGCATTGCTGACCGGGAAAGGGAGGAGAAATATATTAAAAAGCTAGACAAAAAGCTCAAGAACAAGGTGAAGTTACTTGAAAGGCAGAAGTCTGGTTACAAGCAGAAGCCCTTGGGACAATGA
- the LOC136493496 gene encoding uncharacterized protein isoform X2 encodes MWRRGAHADAAHHLPTAGPGASSSSTAAAGAAAAARRRRRPGLPCRPSHLFFALLVALFTASLLVVWQLLPIGDGDAAEGDAEAPPRLEGGEAGAMRFSSSSLVLRAFDGESRLEAARSERRRWASLAPVRVALAVGNMNIDAQSLMLATVAKSLVSLGYEVEVLAFTDGKARDIWENICLVNIVNAGTLKSVDWSKYNAVLLSSLEGKRVVSILMQEPLRLLPVVWLIHEDTLGQRLRNYAELRDSIPNVIEDWRAHFNACAYIVFPDSYLPFLYSPLDSGNFLVISGSPVDIWAAKRFGSSHSEQTIRKQHGIDKDDVVILVVGSYLFFDDLPWDYVTVMRASAPQILDIAKTKNLRVQFIFFCGNGSDAYKSAFQALTLHMGLPDVSIKQFSMTHDIRNLLMFVDVVLYGSLRQEPGFPPLLLRSMSSEIPVVAPNLTVITKYVSDGVHGFLFDSADPSTISSAFVQILGEKKLLDTAYSVALEGKLLSKNMLAHYCIKAHVKLLESVIHFPSYAKLPSSVSKVQERTWLWDPFEMKAVLENSLLEDESHTSEKTVDILREFPQSNQTTYADTNDTSYDYPRLSDWYDLSEIEIFEDIERREMEEIDERVERPLLSWDEVYKNARKSERLKPEGNERDEGELERTGQPVCIYEIYSGEGAWPFLHHGSLYRGVTLSKGGRRPRSDDVDAVTRLSVLDNPYYRDLLCEFGAMFAIANRVDNVHKLPWIGFQSWRADGRKVSLSESAEKTLEEITSGESNEDVVYYWSPMDMDQTSDFWLTCDSLNAGNCRSLFEDAFRTMYGLPENVMALPPMPSDGDHWSTLHSWVMPTPSFLKFIMFSRIFVDSLHSLNVNSTEPASCFLGASEPEALLLSNPGSPCKCLGLSQWKEDGLP; translated from the exons ATGTGGCGGCGCGGGGCGCACGCCGACGCCGCGCACCATCTCCCCACCGCGGGCCCGGgcgcgtcctcctcctccaccgccgccgcgggcgccgcggccgcggcgcggAGACGGCGGCGCCCGGGGCTGCCGTGCCGCCCGAGCCACCTCTTCTTCGCGCTCCTTGTGGCGCTCTTCACCGCCTCCCTGCTAGTGGTCTGGCAGCTGCTCCCCATCGGCGACGGCGACGCGGCGGAGGGGGACGCGGAGGCGCCGCCGCGCCTCGAGGGAGGCGAAGCCGGGGCGATGCGGTTCTCGTCCTCCAGCCTAGTGCTGCGCGCGTTCGACGGCGAGAGCCGGCTCGAGGCCGCGAGATCCGAGCGGCGGCGGTGGGCCAGCCTCGCGCCCGTCAGGGTAGCGCTC GCTGTTGGAAATATGAACATAGATGCACAATCTCTGATGCTTGCAACTGTTGCGAAAAGTCTTGTGAGTCTGGGCTACGAAGTTGAG GTTTTAGCGTTTACAGATGGGAAAGCTCGTGATATTTGGGAAAATATTTGCCTTGTAAATATTGTGAACGCTGGGACTTTGAAATCTGTCGACTGGTCAAA GTACAATGCTGTGCTATTAAGCTCTCTCGAAGGGAAAAGGGTTGTTTCAAT TCTTATGCAGGAACCTCTCCGGCTTCTACCAGTGGTTTGGCTTATACATGAAGACACTCTTGGACAACGtcttagaaattatgcagagttACGTGATTCCATTCCAAATGTCATTGAAGATTGGAGGGCTCATTTTAATGCATGTGCTTATATTGTTTTTCCAGATAGCTACCTTCCT TTCTTGTACTCGCCTCTTGATTCTGGAAACTTTTTGGTGATTTCTGGTTCTCCAGTTGATATCTGGGCTGCTAAAAGATTTGGTTCATCACATTCTGAACAAACTATAAGAAAGCAACATGGGATTGACAAagatgatgttgttattttggtCGTTGGAAGCTACTTGTTCTTTGATGATTTGCCATGGGATTATGTCACAGTCATGCGTGCATCAGCTCCACAAATTTTGGATATAGCAAAAACTAAAAATCTGAGGGTGCAGTTTATTTTTTTCTGTGGAAATGGCTCTGATGCCTACAAATCCGCTTTCCAG GCACTTACCTTGCACATGGGTTTACCTGATGTCTCCATAAAGCAATTTTCCATGACTCATGATATTAGGAACCTGTTAATGTTTGTGGATGTTGTTCTCTATGGATCTTTAAGACAAGAGCCTGGCTTCCCTCCTTTGTTATTGCGGTCCATGTCCTCTGAAATTCCAGTTGTTGCACCAAATCTTACTGTTATAACAAAATAT GTCAGTGATGGTGTCCATGGCTTCCTTTTCGATTCTGCCGACCCAAGCACGATTTCTTCAGCTTTCGTACAAATTTTAGGAGAAAAAAAGCTTTTGGATACTGCCTATTCTGTTGCTCTGGAAGGGAAGCTACTTTCCAAGAACATGTTAGCACATTATTGTATTAAAGCTCATGTTAAGCTTCTTGAAAGTGTTATTCATTTTCCTTCATATGCAAAATTGCCATCTTCTGTTTCTAAAGTTCAAGAACGAACATGGTTGTGGGATCCTTTCGAGATGAAAGCTGTACTAGAAAATAGTTTGTTGGAAGATGAAAGCCATACCAGCGAAAAGACTGTTGATATTCTTAGAGAATTCCCTCAAAGTAACCAAACAACTTATGCTGATACCAATGATACTTCATATGATTACCCTCGTTTGTCCGATTGGTATGACTTAAGTGAAATTGAAATCTTTGAAGACATTGAGAGGAGAGAAATGGAGGAG ATTGATGAAAGAGTGGAAAGACCTTTGTTATCATGGGATGAAGTGTACAAAAACGCTCGTAAGTCAGAAAGGCTAAAGCCAGAAGGAAATGAACGTGATGAAGGTGAACTAGAAAGGACTGGGCAACCTGTGTGTATATATGAGATCTATAGTGGAGAGGGGGCATGGCCATTTTTACACCATGGATCTTTGTATCGTGGTGTTACACTT TCAAAAGGTGGAAGGCGACCGAGATCAGATGATGTTGATGCTGTTACCAGGCTTTCAGTTCTAGACAACCCATACTATCGAGATCTTCTTTGTGAATTTGGTGCTATGTTTGCCATTGCAAACAGAGTTGATAATGTACACAAGTTACCATGGATAGGTTTCCAGTCATGGCGGGCTGATGGAAGAAAG GTATCCTTGTCTGAAAGTGCTGAAAAAACCTTAGAGGAAATTACGTCCGGAGAAAGTAACGAGGATGTTGTATACTACTGGTCACCAATGGATATGGACCAAACTTCTGACTTTTGGTTGACTTGTGATTCTCTAAATGCTGGCAATTGCAG ATCTCTTTTTGAAGATGCATTTAGGACTATGTATGGATTGCCAGAGAATGTCATGGCCCTTCCACCAATGCCCAGTGATGGCGATCATTGGTCTACTCTTCATAGCTGGGTCATGCCCACCCCATCATTTTTGAAATTCATCATGTTCTCAAG AATATTTGTCGATTCACTTCATAGCTTGAATGTGAATAGTACTGAGCCAGCCTCTTGCTTCCTTGGGGCATCAGAACCTGAG GCACTGCTATTGTCGAATCCTGGAAGTCCTTGTAAATGTCTGGGCTTATCACAGTGGAAGGAAGATGGTCTACCTTAA